The genomic stretch TCGCAATTCAACAGGATGAGCTGATTCTCGACGACAGAAGAGGAGCCGCCCATGAAGAGTCTGTTGCCCTTAGCGGGGTAGCTTGGGCTGGTGAAGGCGATGTTTCGGCGCTGGCTGAAGAGAACCTCGAAGAGCTCGACCCTGAAGAAATCCTGGAAGAACTCGAAGAACTCGAGCCGGAGGAACTCTTTGATGAGCTCGAACTGATTTCCGACCAGGAGCCCCTCAAGACTCACGCCGCTGAAGCTGCTGAGGATGCGAAGACCGCCAGCGAGTGTCTTGGTTCTGAGCTTCGTGACCTGCTGTCCGGCCTTGAATCCTTGCCCAACCCGGCGATGAATGCCCGGGGCGAACTTGAAGAGGCCGAATTCTATCTGCAGCAGGGGCTTTTTGATGACGCTGAGCGGATCTGCAAACAACTCCTTTGCGTTGACCCCGGGTGTGCAGAGGCCCAGGAAAAGCTGGCTGAACTCGCGACACTTCGCCAGGAAGCTGTCATTGCCCCTGCGGAGCATCAACTTTTCGATCTACCCGTTGCATCACGCAATAACGAGGGCTGGCAGGGACATGCAGTGATGTCCGGTCTGGATGAGGTCGATCACCTCGGTCTCGACGGCATTGTTGACGATTTCAAGATGAACGTTGAGACCCAGATTGACGCCGAAGATACAGAGACCCATTACAATCTTGGAATTGCCTACAAGGAGATGGGTCTTTTCGACGACGCCGTTGCAGAATTCGACAAAGCAATGAAAAATCCGGGACGGTTGGTCGACTCGTTGACGCTGAAGGGGACCTGCCTCTTCGAAAAGGGAGCTTTTGACCTGGCCGAAGAAGTTTTCAAAAGCGGGCTTGTTTATCAGGGGCTGAACGCAGCCGAACGCATCAGCCTTCACTACGAGATGGGACTCCTGTACGAGGCATGGGGCCGGCCTCTGGAAGCGCTTGACAGTTTCCAGTCTGCGGCCGATGCCGATCTCTTTTTTCGTAATGTCGGCGAAAAGATTGAAGCCCTTCGAAAAATTCTGGGCCTTGATGCCAACACCGGCAAGGAAGACCCCGGTGGCCGGGGGAGCAGAAGCCGGGTGTCCTACATTTAACCCAGCAGGCAATTTCGCGGAGCGAGGATGAGCTATACGGAACATTTCGGGCTGGACCGAGAGGCCTTCTCCAACGCACCTGATGCGCGTTTTTATCTGAACACCGAGCAGCACAGCCAGGCCCTGCTGAGGCTGATGTATGCGGTCGATTCCAACAAGGGGCTGGCCGTGCTGGTCGGTGGCGTGGGTACGGGGAAAACCACCCTGGCCCGACGCATGCTCGACAGCCTCCCCGAGGAGCGTTATGAATCATCGCTTCTGGTCATGGTGCACTCAGGCATCACGCCCGCCTGGATTCTGACCCGGATCGCCATGCAACTCGGTGTTCCTGAACCCGCAGCCGATCGACTGGCGTTGCTGCGCCAGCTTTATGAGCGGCTGTTGCAGATTGAAGAATCCGGCAGGCGGGCCGTTGTGCTGATCGATGAAGCGCAGATGCTGCAGACCCGTGAGCTGATGGAAGAGTTCCGCGGTCTGCTCAATCTGGAAATCCCGGGAAAGAAGCTCCTGAACATCATTTTTTTCGGCCTCCCCGAAGTGGAGGATTGCCTGCGCCTGGACGAGCCTCTGGCCCAGCGGGTAGCGGTCAAGTTTCGTCTTCACTCGCTGACGGTCGGCGCCTGTGAGGCGTATATCAAGCATCGCCTTCAGGTCGCCGGTGCCCGCAGGATGCTGTTTGCTGCGGATACGATTCCGGCCATCCATCGCTATGCCGGCGGAGTCCCCCGGTTGATTAATACCCTGTGCGATAACTGCCTGTTTGAAACCTACATGATGAAACATAGTTCGGTCGATCTCAAGGTCGTGCACAGTGTCGCCGGCGATCTCGGACTGTTGCGTCAGCCGCTGGCCGAGATCGCTCCGATGAGTCGGGGCGGCGAGCTTGACGAGATCGAGAGCCTGCTGGATCGTCTTGAACAGAAGCTCTGACCTCCTGACGGATTGAAGCTCATGATTCTTTGCGGCCGGCCTTCCGGCCGTTCGTGTTTTGACCACGGGTGACCATTCACTCATT from Desulfuromonadales bacterium encodes the following:
- a CDS encoding AAA family ATPase, translated to MSYTEHFGLDREAFSNAPDARFYLNTEQHSQALLRLMYAVDSNKGLAVLVGGVGTGKTTLARRMLDSLPEERYESSLLVMVHSGITPAWILTRIAMQLGVPEPAADRLALLRQLYERLLQIEESGRRAVVLIDEAQMLQTRELMEEFRGLLNLEIPGKKLLNIIFFGLPEVEDCLRLDEPLAQRVAVKFRLHSLTVGACEAYIKHRLQVAGARRMLFAADTIPAIHRYAGGVPRLINTLCDNCLFETYMMKHSSVDLKVVHSVAGDLGLLRQPLAEIAPMSRGGELDEIESLLDRLEQKL